One stretch of Streptomyces sp. 135 DNA includes these proteins:
- the traA gene encoding plasmid transfer protein TraA, which produces MATTTRNGGTNGAANKGNKFANAGAAAGGFVGALGGSFVPPVNVTVNNHKNTAARSGGGRSHAESLLPAPEFTSPAQVRNYCNTLRAAAVTLSIEVAMGAEILKGVLAAVPDPDGRAFGSRVRAAKVARKMQRSADALRDAAKNAAACYAVFQQEYEEEIQRVRHRARKPQQPVMNWAQQ; this is translated from the coding sequence ATGGCAACCACGACGCGTAACGGCGGCACGAACGGCGCCGCCAACAAGGGCAACAAGTTCGCCAACGCCGGCGCCGCCGCGGGCGGTTTCGTCGGCGCCCTGGGCGGCTCGTTCGTCCCCCCGGTCAACGTCACCGTGAACAACCACAAGAACACCGCCGCCCGCTCGGGTGGTGGCCGCTCGCACGCCGAATCGCTGCTCCCGGCCCCGGAGTTCACCTCGCCGGCGCAGGTGCGGAACTACTGCAACACCCTGCGGGCCGCCGCCGTCACCCTCTCGATCGAGGTGGCGATGGGCGCCGAAATCCTCAAGGGCGTCCTCGCAGCCGTGCCGGACCCGGACGGGCGGGCGTTCGGCTCGCGGGTGCGGGCCGCGAAGGTTGCGCGGAAGATGCAGCGCTCCGCGGACGCGTTGCGGGACGCGGCGAAGAACGCCGCCGCCTGCTACGCGGTGTTCCAGCAGGAGTACGAGGAGGAGATCCAGCGGGTGCGCCACCGTGCCCGCAAGCCGCAGCAGCCCGTCA
- a CDS encoding RRQRL motif-containing zinc-binding protein: MAAVPVYQWRLAPDGLATRRQLRARGLRPGGQDVAAQVERPRRRRGPLVAYLYSIEQAKPVRPMTPAKWAALAKANAARRTCPQCRGDAGYVIPAELGTCVPCAYPEDEQRAA; encoded by the coding sequence ATGGCCGCCGTTCCGGTCTACCAGTGGCGTCTGGCCCCTGACGGCCTGGCCACCCGCCGGCAACTCCGTGCCCGTGGGCTGCGGCCTGGCGGGCAGGACGTGGCCGCGCAGGTGGAGCGTCCGCGGCGTCGCCGCGGCCCGCTGGTCGCCTACCTCTACTCCATCGAGCAGGCCAAGCCGGTGCGTCCGATGACGCCGGCCAAGTGGGCGGCCCTGGCCAAGGCCAACGCCGCCCGCCGCACCTGCCCGCAGTGCCGCGGGGATGCCGGCTACGTCATCCCCGCGGAGCTGGGCACGTGCGTGCCCTGCGCCTACCCCGAAGACGAACAGCGCGCCGCCTGA
- a CDS encoding DUF2637 domain-containing protein, with protein sequence MNSVQTRSAERALSGGTWLIVCGAMLYSILTVTPLMAAHTAEAWDWTAPILPLVVDAAVVIVVKLDDVLARLGGQGGRWPVVLRWMTGLMTLALNTADSALKKDLVGVAVHSVAPLLLIVTAETSLAYRRAISRAVAALEAEQRAERERREQAARERAAQARAEAREEREHAAMLAREQREHEAALAREQAEREERAAREERAARERAEQAERAERERREREREQREQERLTRERQARERAEAERRERAEQAERERREREERAARERAALLNRGPAVGKLPEDEARRIVAAAFASDMSVRSAAELCGWSVGWVSARYVEHRSPGARGAELAVASQ encoded by the coding sequence ATGAACAGTGTTCAGACCCGTTCAGCAGAGCGCGCCCTGTCCGGCGGCACGTGGCTCATCGTCTGCGGGGCCATGCTCTACTCCATCCTGACCGTGACGCCGCTGATGGCGGCGCACACGGCCGAGGCGTGGGACTGGACGGCACCGATCCTACCGCTCGTGGTGGACGCCGCCGTCGTCATCGTGGTCAAGCTCGATGACGTGCTGGCCCGTCTCGGCGGGCAGGGCGGGCGCTGGCCGGTCGTGCTGCGGTGGATGACCGGGCTGATGACGCTCGCCCTGAACACCGCTGACTCCGCACTGAAGAAGGACCTGGTCGGCGTGGCCGTCCACTCCGTGGCGCCGCTGCTGCTCATCGTCACCGCAGAGACCAGCCTGGCCTACCGGCGTGCCATCTCCCGTGCGGTGGCCGCGCTGGAAGCCGAGCAGCGGGCCGAGCGGGAGCGGCGCGAGCAGGCGGCCCGGGAACGTGCCGCACAAGCCCGTGCCGAGGCCCGGGAGGAACGCGAGCACGCCGCCATGCTCGCCCGTGAACAGCGTGAGCACGAGGCCGCCCTGGCCCGTGAGCAGGCCGAGCGGGAAGAGCGCGCGGCCCGTGAGGAGCGTGCCGCGCGGGAGCGTGCCGAGCAGGCGGAGCGGGCCGAGCGTGAACGCCGTGAACGCGAGCGTGAACAGCGTGAACAGGAGCGGCTCACGCGTGAACGGCAGGCCCGGGAGCGGGCCGAGGCCGAGCGGCGCGAGCGTGCCGAGCAGGCGGAGCGTGAACGCCGTGAGCGCGAGGAGCGTGCGGCCCGTGAACGCGCCGCGCTGCTGAACCGTGGGCCCGCCGTCGGCAAGCTTCCGGAGGATGAGGCGCGCCGGATCGTGGCCGCCGCGTTCGCCTCGGACATGTCGGTGCGGTCGGCCGCTGAGCTGTGCGGCTGGTCGGTCGGCTGGGTGTCCGCCCGCTACGTCGAGCACCGCAGCCCGGGCGCGCGTGGTGCTGAGCTGGCCGTTGCGAGCCAGTGA